A window from Solea senegalensis isolate Sse05_10M linkage group LG15, IFAPA_SoseM_1, whole genome shotgun sequence encodes these proteins:
- the lrit2 gene encoding leucine-rich repeat, immunoglobulin-like domain and transmembrane domain-containing protein 2 isoform X3, which produces MDIIHYLLVTVVFIFKVHGGFSQCLRGCSCIEDRHGRSLICMEEGAFGTIPQNLPDDMTKIRIEKSHFTEIPRGAFSKTPSLENLWLNFNDITLINSKGLEGLRNLTELRLQGNKLRSVPWAVFEDTTALKILDLKHNQLDVLPEHALKFLPGLTYLDLSFNRLTVISKEVFQNWPLYQKLQSVEGDHEPTSIGSNVVLALHNNSWLCDCRLKGFVEFIRSLSPPIILMNSYLTCSGPDSRVGKFFHEVELQACMKPVVSSPTSNISLPLGTNLTLRCLAKARPDPTVWWTYGLKIIRGFHESQERVDEDTIRSLLVIPSLHTADHGIFTCTAVNFIGNSSVSIFLDVLSPDDPHSSRLPGAAPSAPSNENVFIDVRIAKQTVRGISIEWYAALERPAETWFTIHFGRADTDKREMIYIGPGIHSYSVSDLLPATKYEICVTLKSQTPRPGQCIVFVTGSDITEMEQREKLIHIVVIVLAMVLAVPIGMFACTTDTKFACLEGIMKFWKKRRREGRSSETEVERQGTFDSLQAASDEGLVNKDSSEDRKAEECVARV; this is translated from the exons ATGGACATAATTCATTATCTGCTAGTGACAGTggtgtttattttcaaagtgcaCGGAGGTTTTTCTCAATGTTTACGTGGGTGCAGCTGTATAGAAGACCGCCATGGGAG GTCCCTCATATGTATGGAGGAGGGAGCCTTTGGGACCATACCACAGAACCTTCCAGATGATATGACCAAAATACGTATAGAAAAATCCCACTTCACTGAAATACCCAGAGGTGCTTTCTCAAAGACGCCCTCCTTGGAGAACTTGTGGTTGAACTTTAATGACATCACGCTCATAAACTCTAAAGGTCTGGAGGGTTTGAGGAACTTGACCGAGCTCCGTCTGCAGGGGAACAAGCTGCGGTCTGTGCCGTGGGCAGTGTTCGAGGACACCACGGCTCTCAAGATCCTGGACCTGAAGCACAACCAGCTGGACGTCCTCCCGGAGCATGCGCTGAAATTTCTGCCAGGTCTCACTTACTTAGATTTATCCTTCAATCGGCTTACGGTCATATCGAAGGAGGTTTTCCAAAACTGGCCTCTGTATCAGAAGCTTCAGAGTGTGGAAGGAGACCATGAGCCAACCAGCATTGGGTCCAACGTTGTGTTGGCACTCCACAACAACTCGTGGCTCTGTGACTGCCGCTTGAAGGGCTTCGTGGAGTTCATCAGGTCACTGAGCCCACCGATTATCCTCATGAACTCGTACTTGACCTGCTCAGGGCCAGACTCTAGGGTGGGCAAGTTCTTCCATGAGGTCGAGCTGCAGGCCTGCATGAAGCCCGTGGTCAGCAGCCCAACCTCCAACATCAGCCTGCCCCTGGGCACAAACCTCACACTGCGCTGCCTTGCCAAGGCCAGGCCCGACCCCACAGTGTGGTGGACATATGGGCTGAAGATAATCAGAGGATTTCATG AGTCTCAGGAGAGAGTGGATGAAGACACAATCAGATCCCTCCTGGTGATTCCCTCCCTCCACACAGCTGACCACGGTATCTTCACCTGCACCGCTGTCAACTTCATCGGCAACTCCTCTGTCAGTATCTTCCTGGATGTTCTATCTCCTGACGACCCTCACTCGTCTCGCCTCCCTGGTGCTGCACCTTCTGCACCTAGTAATGAAAACGTCTTCATCGACGTCCGCATCGCCAAACAGACAGTTCGTGGCATCTCTATCGAGTGGTACGCCGCCTTGGAGCGTCCTGCTGAAACCTGGTTCACCATCCATTTTGGCCGAGCAGATACAGACAAGAGGGAAATGATCTACATCGGCCCCGGCATCCACTCTTACTCCGTCTCTGATCTGCTGCCTGCCACCAAATATGAAATCTGTGTGACACTCAAGAGTCAGACACCACGTCCAGGCCAGtgtattgtttttgtcacaggaagtgacatcactgagatggaacagagggaaaaactgattCATATAGTGGTGATAGTTTTGGCCATGGTGCTGGCGGTGCCCATAGGTATGTTCGCCTGCACCACTGACACTAAGTTTGCTTGTCTGGAGGGAATCATGAAATTCTGGAAGAAGCGGCGGAGAGAGGGCAGATCCTCGGAGACGGAGGTAGAGAGGCAAGGCACCTTCGACAGTTTGCAGGCCGCCAGCGACGAGGGCCTGGTTAATAAAGACTCCAGTGAAGACaggaag GCCGAGGAGTGTGTTGCAAGAGTGTAA
- the rgra gene encoding retinal G protein coupled receptor a, whose product MVSSYPLPEGFSEFDVFSLGSCLLVEGMLGICLNALTIVAFLKVRELRTPSNFLVFSLALADIGISMNATVAAFSSFLRYWPYGSGGCQTHGFQGFLTALASIHFVAAIAWDRYHQYCTRTKLQWSSSITLAIFIWLFSAFWSAMPLIGWGEYDYEPLRTCCTLDYSKGDRNYVSYVIPMTIFNMVIQVFVVMSSYQSIAEKFKKTGNPRFNPNAPLKTLLFCWVPYGIVSFYAIVENATLVSPKLRMMAPILAKTAPTLDALLYSLGNENYRGGIWQLLTGEKIDVPQIENKSK is encoded by the exons ATGGTTTCGTCTTACCCTTTACCGGAGGGCTTCTCCGAGTTCGACGTGTTCTCCTTGGGCTCTTGTCTCCTGGTggagg GCATGCTGGGCATCTGTCTCAACGCGCTGACAATAGTCGCTTTCCTCAAAGTGCGGGAGCTGAGGACGCCCAGCAATTTCCTCGTGTTCAGCTTAGCGCTGGCTGATATTGGCATCTCCATGAACGCCACCGTCGCCgctttctccagcttcctgag GTACTGGCCGTACGGTTCAGGTGGATGCCAGACCCACGGTTTCCAGGGCTTCTTGACAGCTCTCGCCAGCATCCACTTTGTTGCCGCCATCGCCTGGGACAGATACCACCAGTACTGCACCA GGACAAAACTGCAGTGGAGCAGTTCTATCACTCTGGCTATATTTATCTGGctcttctctgctttctggtctGCCATGCCCCTCATTGGATGGGGAGAATACGACTATGAGCCACTGAGGACCTGCTGTACCCTGGACTACAGCAAGGGAGACAg AAACTACGTGTCCTACGTGATCCCCATGACCATCTTCAACATGGTCATCCAGGTGTTTGTTGTCATGTCCTCCTACCAGTCCATTGCAGAGAAATTCAAGAAGACTGGAAACCCCAGG TTCAACCCCAACGCTCCTCTGAAGACTCTGCTGTTCTGCTGGGTCCCTTACGGCATTGTGTCCTTCTACGCCATCGTGGAGAATGCCACTCTGGTCTCCCCTAAGCTCAGGATG ATGGCCCCTATCCTGGCTAAGACAGCGCCAACCTTGGATGCCCTGCTGTACTCGTTGGGAAATGAGAACTACAGAGGAGGCATCTGGCAGTTACTCACTGGGGAAAAGATTGATGTGCCTCAAATTGAGAACAAGTCCAAATAA
- the lrit2 gene encoding leucine-rich repeat, immunoglobulin-like domain and transmembrane domain-containing protein 2 isoform X2 yields the protein MDIIHYLLVTVVFIFKVHGGFSQCLRGCSCIEDRHGRSLICMEEGAFGTIPQNLPDDMTKIRIEKSHFTEIPRGAFSKTPSLENLWLNFNDITLINSKGLEGLRNLTELRLQGNKLRSVPWAVFEDTTALKILDLKHNQLDVLPEHALKFLPGLTYLDLSFNRLTVISKEVFQNWPLYQKLQSVEGDHEPTSIGSNVVLALHNNSWLCDCRLKGFVEFIRSLSPPIILMNSYLTCSGPDSRVGKFFHEVELQACMKPVVSSPTSNISLPLGTNLTLRCLAKARPDPTVWWTYGLKIIRGFHESQERVDEDTIRSLLVIPSLHTADHGIFTCTAVNFIGNSSVSIFLDVLSPDDPHSSRLPGAAPSAPSNENVFIDVRIAKQTVRGISIEWYAALERPAETWFTIHFGRADTDKREMIYIGPGIHSYSVSDLLPATKYEICVTLKSQTPRPGQCIVFVTGSDITEMEQREKLIHIVVIVLAMVLAVPIGMFACTTDTKFACLEGIMKFWKKRRREGRSSETEVERQGTFDSLQAASDEGLVNKDSSEDRKVRRRSDDRGLKGKSEQSRITAELY from the exons ATGGACATAATTCATTATCTGCTAGTGACAGTggtgtttattttcaaagtgcaCGGAGGTTTTTCTCAATGTTTACGTGGGTGCAGCTGTATAGAAGACCGCCATGGGAG GTCCCTCATATGTATGGAGGAGGGAGCCTTTGGGACCATACCACAGAACCTTCCAGATGATATGACCAAAATACGTATAGAAAAATCCCACTTCACTGAAATACCCAGAGGTGCTTTCTCAAAGACGCCCTCCTTGGAGAACTTGTGGTTGAACTTTAATGACATCACGCTCATAAACTCTAAAGGTCTGGAGGGTTTGAGGAACTTGACCGAGCTCCGTCTGCAGGGGAACAAGCTGCGGTCTGTGCCGTGGGCAGTGTTCGAGGACACCACGGCTCTCAAGATCCTGGACCTGAAGCACAACCAGCTGGACGTCCTCCCGGAGCATGCGCTGAAATTTCTGCCAGGTCTCACTTACTTAGATTTATCCTTCAATCGGCTTACGGTCATATCGAAGGAGGTTTTCCAAAACTGGCCTCTGTATCAGAAGCTTCAGAGTGTGGAAGGAGACCATGAGCCAACCAGCATTGGGTCCAACGTTGTGTTGGCACTCCACAACAACTCGTGGCTCTGTGACTGCCGCTTGAAGGGCTTCGTGGAGTTCATCAGGTCACTGAGCCCACCGATTATCCTCATGAACTCGTACTTGACCTGCTCAGGGCCAGACTCTAGGGTGGGCAAGTTCTTCCATGAGGTCGAGCTGCAGGCCTGCATGAAGCCCGTGGTCAGCAGCCCAACCTCCAACATCAGCCTGCCCCTGGGCACAAACCTCACACTGCGCTGCCTTGCCAAGGCCAGGCCCGACCCCACAGTGTGGTGGACATATGGGCTGAAGATAATCAGAGGATTTCATG AGTCTCAGGAGAGAGTGGATGAAGACACAATCAGATCCCTCCTGGTGATTCCCTCCCTCCACACAGCTGACCACGGTATCTTCACCTGCACCGCTGTCAACTTCATCGGCAACTCCTCTGTCAGTATCTTCCTGGATGTTCTATCTCCTGACGACCCTCACTCGTCTCGCCTCCCTGGTGCTGCACCTTCTGCACCTAGTAATGAAAACGTCTTCATCGACGTCCGCATCGCCAAACAGACAGTTCGTGGCATCTCTATCGAGTGGTACGCCGCCTTGGAGCGTCCTGCTGAAACCTGGTTCACCATCCATTTTGGCCGAGCAGATACAGACAAGAGGGAAATGATCTACATCGGCCCCGGCATCCACTCTTACTCCGTCTCTGATCTGCTGCCTGCCACCAAATATGAAATCTGTGTGACACTCAAGAGTCAGACACCACGTCCAGGCCAGtgtattgtttttgtcacaggaagtgacatcactgagatggaacagagggaaaaactgattCATATAGTGGTGATAGTTTTGGCCATGGTGCTGGCGGTGCCCATAGGTATGTTCGCCTGCACCACTGACACTAAGTTTGCTTGTCTGGAGGGAATCATGAAATTCTGGAAGAAGCGGCGGAGAGAGGGCAGATCCTCGGAGACGGAGGTAGAGAGGCAAGGCACCTTCGACAGTTTGCAGGCCGCCAGCGACGAGGGCCTGGTTAATAAAGACTCCAGTGAAGACaggaaggtgaggaggaggtcAGACGACAGAGGGCTTAAAGGCAAATCTGAACAAAGCCGGATCACAGCTGAGTTATATTAA
- the lrit2 gene encoding leucine-rich repeat, immunoglobulin-like domain and transmembrane domain-containing protein 2 isoform X1, with protein sequence MDIIHYLLVTVVFIFKVHGGFSQCLRGCSCIEDRHGRSLICMEEGAFGTIPQNLPDDMTKIRIEKSHFTEIPRGAFSKTPSLENLWLNFNDITLINSKGLEGLRNLTELRLQGNKLRSVPWAVFEDTTALKILDLKHNQLDVLPEHALKFLPGLTYLDLSFNRLTVISKEVFQNWPLYQKLQSVEGDHEPTSIGSNVVLALHNNSWLCDCRLKGFVEFIRSLSPPIILMNSYLTCSGPDSRVGKFFHEVELQACMKPVVSSPTSNISLPLGTNLTLRCLAKARPDPTVWWTYGLKIIRGFHESQERVDEDTIRSLLVIPSLHTADHGIFTCTAVNFIGNSSVSIFLDVLSPDDPHSSRLPGAAPSAPSNENVFIDVRIAKQTVRGISIEWYAALERPAETWFTIHFGRADTDKREMIYIGPGIHSYSVSDLLPATKYEICVTLKSQTPRPGQCIVFVTGSDITEMEQREKLIHIVVIVLAMVLAVPIGMFACTTDTKFACLEGIMKFWKKRRREGRSSETEVERQGTFDSLQAASDEGLVNKDSSEDRKVRRRSDDRGLKGKSEQSRITAEECVARV encoded by the exons ATGGACATAATTCATTATCTGCTAGTGACAGTggtgtttattttcaaagtgcaCGGAGGTTTTTCTCAATGTTTACGTGGGTGCAGCTGTATAGAAGACCGCCATGGGAG GTCCCTCATATGTATGGAGGAGGGAGCCTTTGGGACCATACCACAGAACCTTCCAGATGATATGACCAAAATACGTATAGAAAAATCCCACTTCACTGAAATACCCAGAGGTGCTTTCTCAAAGACGCCCTCCTTGGAGAACTTGTGGTTGAACTTTAATGACATCACGCTCATAAACTCTAAAGGTCTGGAGGGTTTGAGGAACTTGACCGAGCTCCGTCTGCAGGGGAACAAGCTGCGGTCTGTGCCGTGGGCAGTGTTCGAGGACACCACGGCTCTCAAGATCCTGGACCTGAAGCACAACCAGCTGGACGTCCTCCCGGAGCATGCGCTGAAATTTCTGCCAGGTCTCACTTACTTAGATTTATCCTTCAATCGGCTTACGGTCATATCGAAGGAGGTTTTCCAAAACTGGCCTCTGTATCAGAAGCTTCAGAGTGTGGAAGGAGACCATGAGCCAACCAGCATTGGGTCCAACGTTGTGTTGGCACTCCACAACAACTCGTGGCTCTGTGACTGCCGCTTGAAGGGCTTCGTGGAGTTCATCAGGTCACTGAGCCCACCGATTATCCTCATGAACTCGTACTTGACCTGCTCAGGGCCAGACTCTAGGGTGGGCAAGTTCTTCCATGAGGTCGAGCTGCAGGCCTGCATGAAGCCCGTGGTCAGCAGCCCAACCTCCAACATCAGCCTGCCCCTGGGCACAAACCTCACACTGCGCTGCCTTGCCAAGGCCAGGCCCGACCCCACAGTGTGGTGGACATATGGGCTGAAGATAATCAGAGGATTTCATG AGTCTCAGGAGAGAGTGGATGAAGACACAATCAGATCCCTCCTGGTGATTCCCTCCCTCCACACAGCTGACCACGGTATCTTCACCTGCACCGCTGTCAACTTCATCGGCAACTCCTCTGTCAGTATCTTCCTGGATGTTCTATCTCCTGACGACCCTCACTCGTCTCGCCTCCCTGGTGCTGCACCTTCTGCACCTAGTAATGAAAACGTCTTCATCGACGTCCGCATCGCCAAACAGACAGTTCGTGGCATCTCTATCGAGTGGTACGCCGCCTTGGAGCGTCCTGCTGAAACCTGGTTCACCATCCATTTTGGCCGAGCAGATACAGACAAGAGGGAAATGATCTACATCGGCCCCGGCATCCACTCTTACTCCGTCTCTGATCTGCTGCCTGCCACCAAATATGAAATCTGTGTGACACTCAAGAGTCAGACACCACGTCCAGGCCAGtgtattgtttttgtcacaggaagtgacatcactgagatggaacagagggaaaaactgattCATATAGTGGTGATAGTTTTGGCCATGGTGCTGGCGGTGCCCATAGGTATGTTCGCCTGCACCACTGACACTAAGTTTGCTTGTCTGGAGGGAATCATGAAATTCTGGAAGAAGCGGCGGAGAGAGGGCAGATCCTCGGAGACGGAGGTAGAGAGGCAAGGCACCTTCGACAGTTTGCAGGCCGCCAGCGACGAGGGCCTGGTTAATAAAGACTCCAGTGAAGACaggaaggtgaggaggaggtcAGACGACAGAGGGCTTAAAGGCAAATCTGAACAAAGCCGGATCACA GCCGAGGAGTGTGTTGCAAGAGTGTAA
- the lrit1a gene encoding leucine-rich repeat, immunoglobulin-like domain and transmembrane domain-containing protein 1a — translation MRQSGPKMFLVLLLGLCAATGELVSPVSSCPSQCSCFYHNLSDGSKARSVICNDPEISLVPVGFPVDTSKLRIEKTAIRRIPSEAFNYLSSLEFLWMSFNTLSALNPDSFRGLFSLEELRLDGNVLAAFPWESIVDMPSLRLLDLHNNQLTSLPAEATTHIKNLTYLDLSSNNLLTLPAEVLSTWLVVKPPQGPESSKMILGLHDNPWVCDCRLYDLVQFQKSPTLSVAFIDTRLRCSAPESVSGVLFSDAELRRCQLPRIHTAVARVRSAVGNNVLLRCGTIGVPIPDLTWRRADGRALNGTVQQETSKEGITWSILSVPAVSYRDSGKYICKATNYVGNAEAVISLIISNSPKPDGNQTSSDKKARVKKPNQMGKAAYQEKLVARYLVPTSTPPSLPVLDPGFPPEPERATYSLADRGTLGPDASSNPESLLDLEKTNLSNLAANTSSLQQDPDRVVRSVKVVGDTDNTISLNWRAPKAKNTTAFSVLYAVFGERDMRKINVGAGQNRVTIEGLVPRTKYIACVCVKGLIPKKEQCVIFSTDEAASATGTQRLINVIVITVACIIAVPLTVIVCCGALKRRIQKYCGKKSKDIQDSYVTFETLSPGTKAKGLEGEYLNRLNPEESNRLLSARSSLDSEATAKIEGQPNEYFC, via the exons ATGCGTCAAAGTGGGCCAAAGATGTTCCTCGTTCTGCTCCTGGGTCTCTGCGCGGCCACAGGTGAACTTGTCTCCCCAGTGAGCTCCTGTCCGTCGCAGTGCAGCTGTTTCTACCACAACCTGAGTGACGGATCCAAGGCCAG GAGCGTGATCTGCAATGATCCAGAGATTTCTCTCGTGCCTGTCGGGTTCCCTGTTGACACGTCCAAGCTGCGGATTGAGAAGACAGCCATCAGGCGGATACCAAGCGAAGCCTTCAACTACCTCTCCAGTCTGGAGTTCCTGTGGATGTCTTTCAACACCCTGTCCGCCTTGAACCCGGACAGTTTCCGGGGACTGTTCAGCCTGGAGGAGCTTCGTCTGGACGGGAACGTCCTCGCCGCCTTTCCCTGGGAGTCTATCGTGGACATGCCCAGCCTCAGACTCCTCGATTTGCACAACAACCAGCTCACCTCTCTGCCCGCCGAGGCCACCACTCACATCAAGAACCTGACCTACCTGGATCTGTCCAGCAACAACCTGCTGACCCTGCCTGCTGAGGTGCTGTCCACCTGGCTGGTGGTGAAACCGCCGCAGGGACCAGAGAGCTCCAAAATGATTCTGG GTCTCCATGACAACCCCTGGGTGTGTGACTGTCGGCTCTACGACCTGGTCCAGTTCCAGAAGTCTCCAACTCTCTCGGTGGCGTTCATCGACACAAGGCTCCGGTGTTCGGCTCCAGAGAGTGTATCGGGGGTTTTGTTCAGCGATGCAGAGCTGCGGCGCTGTCAGCTTCCACGCATCCACACTGCTGTGGCACGGGTCCGGAGCGCCGTAGGAAACAACGTGCTACTCCGCTGTGGGACCATTGGAGTCCCAATACCAGACCTAACATGGCGCAGGGCGGACGGGCGAGCCCTCAATGGAacag TCCAGCAGGAAACCTCAAAGGAGGGAATCACCTGGTCCATTCTCAGTGTTCCGGCTGTGTCCTACCGTGATTCAGGGAAATACATCTGCAAGGCCACTAACTATGTGGGGAATGCAGAGGCCGTCATTTCTCTCATCATCTCTAACTCACCAAAGCCAGACGGCAACCAAACCAGTAGTGACAAGAAAGCCAGAGTCAAGAAACCCAACCAAATGGGTAAAGCTGCCTACCAGGAGAAACTGGTTGCCAGATACTTGGTTCCAACCTCCACCCCTCCTTCCCTGCCTGTTCTAGATCCTGGCTTTCCACCTGAGCCTGAACGAGCCACTTACAGCTTGGCTGACAGAGGCACACTGGGCCCAGACGCGTCCTCCAACCCAGAGTCACTGCTGGATCTGGAGAAGACAAATCTGAGCAACTTGGCAGCTAACACCTCATCACTGCAGCAGGACCCGGACAGGGTCGTCCGCTCAGTGAAGGTCGTCGGGGACACGGACAATACTATCTCTCTAAACTGGAGAGCCCCAAAAGCAAAGAACACCACTGCATTCAGTGTGCTGTATGCTGTCTTTGGAGAGAGGGACATGAGAAAGATCAATGTTGGCGCTGGACAGAACCGTGTGACCATCGAAGGGCTGGTGCCCAGGACCAAGTacattgcttgtgtgtgtgtgaaggggcTGATCCCCAAGAAGGagcagtgtgtaatattttcCACTGATGAAGCAGCGAGTGCTACTGGCACCCAGAGGCTGATTAACGTGATTGTGATCACAGTGGCCTGTATCATCGCCGTCCCTCTTACTGTCATCGTATGCTGTGGTGCTCTAAAGAGACGCATTCAGAAGTACTGTGGAAAGAAATCCAAGGACATCCAAGATTCATATGTGACCTTTGAAACGCTGTCACCTGGTACGAAGGCTAAGGGGCTCGAGGGCGAGTATTTGAACAGACTGAACCCAGAGGAGTCCAACAGGCTGCTCTCGGCCCGCTCCAGCCTGGACTCTGAAGCTACGGCTAAGATAGAGGGACAACCTAATGAGTACTTCTGCTGA